Proteins from one Melospiza melodia melodia isolate bMelMel2 chromosome 18, bMelMel2.pri, whole genome shotgun sequence genomic window:
- the ZFAND2A gene encoding AN1-type zinc finger protein 2A isoform X1 codes for MELPWLGEHCSERSCKQLDFLPLKCDACGEVFCKDHIRYDDHKCSSAYKKNVQVPVCPLCNTPIPVQRGEIPDIVVGAHIDKDCQYNPAQQKQKIFTNKCTKPGCKRKEMMKVLCDQCGSSFCIKHRHPLDHDCRGSSQPISKAGYAALMRASHATFKSPGAIGVPSNGNRQHNRYQEKRQTKTRLWQCHCHTSECSRAGG; via the exons ATGGAGCTGCCGTGGCTGGGCGAGCACTGCTCCGAGCGCTCCTGCAAACAGCTGG ATTTCCTTCCTCTGAAATGTGACGCATGTGGGGAAGTGTTCTGTAAAGATCACATCCGTTACGATGACCACAAGTGCAGCTCTGCCTACAAGAAA AATGTGCAGGTGCCAGTGTGTCCCCTCTGTAACACACCTATCCCAGTGCAGAGGGGAGAAATCCCAGATATTGTGGTTGGAGCCCACATAGATAAGGACTGCCAATACAACCCAGCACAGCAAAAGCAGAAG ATCTTCACAAACAAGTGCACAAAGCCAGGCTGCAAAAGGAAAGAGATGATGAAGGTGCTTTGTGaccagtgtggcagcagcttcTGCATAAAACATCGGCATCCTCTGGACCACGACTGCAGAGGGAGCAGCCAGCCCATCTCCAAGGCAGG ATATGCAGCTCTGATGAGAGCTTCTCATGCCACCTTCAAGTCCCCGGGAGCAATTGGAGTGCCATCTAATGGGAATCGTCAGCACAACAGGTATCAGGAGAAAAGACAAACCAAAAccaggctgtggcagtgccacTGTCACACCTCTGAGTGCTCTAGAGCTGGTGGCTGA
- the ZFAND2A gene encoding AN1-type zinc finger protein 2A isoform X2: MELPWLGEHCSERSCKQLDFLPLKCDACGEVFCKDHIRYDDHKCSSAYKKNVQVPVCPLCNTPIPVQRGEIPDIVVGAHIDKDCQYNPAQQKQKIFTNKCTKPGCKRKEMMKVLCDQCGSSFCIKHRHPLDHDCRGSSQPISKAGYAALMRASHATFKSPGAIGVPSNGNRQHNRCR, translated from the exons ATGGAGCTGCCGTGGCTGGGCGAGCACTGCTCCGAGCGCTCCTGCAAACAGCTGG ATTTCCTTCCTCTGAAATGTGACGCATGTGGGGAAGTGTTCTGTAAAGATCACATCCGTTACGATGACCACAAGTGCAGCTCTGCCTACAAGAAA AATGTGCAGGTGCCAGTGTGTCCCCTCTGTAACACACCTATCCCAGTGCAGAGGGGAGAAATCCCAGATATTGTGGTTGGAGCCCACATAGATAAGGACTGCCAATACAACCCAGCACAGCAAAAGCAGAAG ATCTTCACAAACAAGTGCACAAAGCCAGGCTGCAAAAGGAAAGAGATGATGAAGGTGCTTTGTGaccagtgtggcagcagcttcTGCATAAAACATCGGCATCCTCTGGACCACGACTGCAGAGGGAGCAGCCAGCCCATCTCCAAGGCAGG ATATGCAGCTCTGATGAGAGCTTCTCATGCCACCTTCAAGTCCCCGGGAGCAATTGGAGTGCCATCTAATGGGAATCGTCAGCACAACAG GTGCAGATAG
- the ZFAND2A gene encoding AN1-type zinc finger protein 2A isoform X3, whose translation MELPWLGEHCSERSCKQLDFLPLKCDACGEVFCKDHIRYDDHKCSSAYKKNVQVPVCPLCNTPIPVQRGEIPDIVVGAHIDKDCQYNPAQQKQKIFTNKCTKPGCKRKEMMKVLCDQCGSSFCIKHRHPLDHDCRGSSQPISKAG comes from the exons ATGGAGCTGCCGTGGCTGGGCGAGCACTGCTCCGAGCGCTCCTGCAAACAGCTGG ATTTCCTTCCTCTGAAATGTGACGCATGTGGGGAAGTGTTCTGTAAAGATCACATCCGTTACGATGACCACAAGTGCAGCTCTGCCTACAAGAAA AATGTGCAGGTGCCAGTGTGTCCCCTCTGTAACACACCTATCCCAGTGCAGAGGGGAGAAATCCCAGATATTGTGGTTGGAGCCCACATAGATAAGGACTGCCAATACAACCCAGCACAGCAAAAGCAGAAG ATCTTCACAAACAAGTGCACAAAGCCAGGCTGCAAAAGGAAAGAGATGATGAAGGTGCTTTGTGaccagtgtggcagcagcttcTGCATAAAACATCGGCATCCTCTGGACCACGACTGCAGAGGGAGCAGCCAGCCCATCTCCAAGGCAGGGTGA